A stretch of the Orcinus orca chromosome 1, mOrcOrc1.1, whole genome shotgun sequence genome encodes the following:
- the LOC101282074 gene encoding 60S ribosomal protein L23a-like, which produces MAPKAKKEVPAPPKAEAKAKPLKAKKAALKGVHSHTKKKIRTSPTFQRPKTPRLRKQPKYPQKGTPRRNKLDHYAIIKFPLTTESAMKKIEDSNTLVFIVDVRANKHQIKQAVKKLYDTDVAKVNTLIRPDGEKKAYVRLAPDYDALDVANKIGII; this is translated from the coding sequence ATGGCGCCGAAGGCGAAGAAGGAAGTCCCTGCCCCTCCCAAAGCCGAAGCCAAAGCAAAGCCTTTGAAGGCCAAGAAAGCAGCGTTGAAAGGCGTCCACAGCCACACAAAAAAGAAGATCCGGACGTCACCCACCTTCCAACGGCCCAAAACACCGCGGCTCAGGAAGCAGCCCAAATATCCTCAGAAGGGCACCCCTAGGAGAAACAAGCTTGACCACTATGCCATCATCAAGTTCCCCCTCACCACCGAGTCAGCCatgaagaaaatagaagacaGCAACACACTGGTGTTCATTGTGGATGTCAGGGCCAACAAGCACCAAATTAAACAGGCCGTGAAAAAGCTCTATGACACTGACGTGGCTAAGGTCAACACCCTGATCAGGCCTGATGGAGAGAAGAAGGCATATGTTCGACTGGCTCCTGACTATGACGCTTTGGATGTTGCCAACAAAATTGGGATCATCTAA